CGCTTCCGCGGCCCGGCGGACCGGCCGCCGCGCCGAGCCGCTCCTCGGCCGTGGGTTCATGGTATACACCTCTCGTCCGCCACTTGCGGCGCCCGGAGACCGCGCATGACGGTCCGGAGGTTGTTGTTCGTCGCCCTCGGACTGCTTCTCGCCGCGCATCAGGCGCGGGCCGAGGATCCCGCGCACCGTCAGGTGCTGCTCCTCCACTCCTACCACGCCGGCTACTCCTGGACGGACGACCTCCAGCGGGGAATCCTCGGCGTCCTCCGCGAGGCGCCCGAACTCGACGTCCGGATCGAGTACATGGACTGGAAGCACTTCCCGACGGCGGAGACGCTGCTCCGCTTCGAGGAGACGCTCCGCTTCAAGTACGCCGGGCGGCGCGTCGATCTCGTGCTCGCCACCGACAACGCGGCGGCGGAGTTCGCGCTCGCGACCCGCGACGCCCTCTTCCCGCGCGCCGCGGTCGTCGTCTGCGGCGTCAACGACATGCCGCCCGGGGTCTTCGCCGGCAAGCCGTGGGCCACCGGCATCGGCGAA
The bacterium genome window above contains:
- a CDS encoding histidine kinase; this encodes MTVRRLLFVALGLLLAAHQARAEDPAHRQVLLLHSYHAGYSWTDDLQRGILGVLREAPELDVRIEYMDWKHFPTAETLLRFEETLRFKYAGRRVDLVLATDNAAAEFALATRDALFPRAAVVVCGVNDMPPGVFAGKPWATGIGE